Genomic DNA from Streptomyces sp. GS7:
AGAACGGATGGACGGCGGTGGGCAGGAAGGCCGCGCCCAGACTGACGGCCAGGATCAGGGCGTTGCGCTCCTCGCGGAGGTCCACCTTGCCCAGGATCTGGATGCCGACCGCGGCGACCATGCCGAACATGGAGAGGGCGGCGCCGCCGAGCACCGGGTGCGGGATCGCGGCGACCAGCGAGCCGGCCTTCGGCAGCAGTCCCAGCACGACCATGAAGCCGCCGGCGGCGACCACCACGAACCGGCTCATCACCTTGGACATCCGGACCAGGCCGATGTTCTCGGCGAAGGCCACGTAGGGAAAGGAGTTGAAGATTCCACCGAGGACGGTGGCGACGCCGTCGGCGCGCAGCGCCCGGGCGACGGTGTCGTTGCTGACCGGCTTGCGGGTGATCTCGCCGATGGCGTAGACGTCGCCGGTGGTCTCCACCATCGTGATCAGCATGACGACGATCATCGCGAGGATCGGGAACGGCTCGAACTTGGGCATTCCGTAATGGAACGGGGTGCTGACGCCGAACCAGTCGGCATGCCCCACCGCGCTGAAATCCGCGTCACCGAGCAGCCAGGCGGCGGCGGTTCCTGCGACGAGTCCGAGAAGTACCGCGACGCTGCTGAGAATCGGCTTCCCGAGCCGGACGACGGCGAGGATGAACAGCAGCGTGCCGAGCGCGTATCCGAGGTTCTTGAGGTCGCCGAATTCTGGCTTGCCCAGCAACTGGGCGCCACCGGCCGCGTCCTGGAGGGCCTGCGGTATGAGGGTGAAGCCGATGATGGTGAGGATGGTGCCGATGACGACCGGCGGGAAATACTTCACCAACTTGCTGAAGAACGGGGCGAAAAGGAACGTCGCGATACCGGCCGTGATGACCGCGCCGTAGACGACCAGCAGTCCGGCGGTGCCGCCGCCCGCGCCCAGCCCGATGGCGATCATCGGGGAGACCGCGGTGAACGTGGCGCCCTGGACGAGCGGCAGCCGCGCGCCGATCCTCCAGATGCCGAACGCCTGGATGATCGAGGCGATTCCGCAGGTCAGCAGGTCCGCGTTGATGAGGTAGACGAGTTCGTCGTGGGACAGGCCGATGGCGTTGCCGAGCAGGATCGGAACGATGACCGCCGCCGCGTAGAAGGCGAGGACGTGCTGGAAACCGTAGAGCGTGAGTTTGCCGAGCGGGAGCACCTCGTCGACCGGATGGGTTTCCCGTTCAGGGAATTGCTGGGGGGACTGTCGCGCGCTTCGTGCCATCTCTGCCTTGCCTTCACGAGGTAGGTGAATAAGAGGGAACACAGGCCCTGCAGCGCTGTGTGGTGCAGGGCTGTGCAGTGCAGTGCCCTGCATTGCGTATTGCGTCCCGGTTCGCCTGGACATCCTTCGATCAGCGGAGCAAAGTCCGGCATTTCCATGGAATTTTCAGGTGCCGGCTCATCGGGGCGATCACCTTAGTTGACCTCCGGCGCTCCGCGCGAGTAACCGCGGGCGGGCGCGGGGCAGTCGCCGTAAAATCTGAGATATGGCTGAGCGGCCGGATGCGTCGCATGCGCCCGAACTCGTCGTCGAGTCGGACGGCGGCGCCCAGGTGATCACCCCGGACCACGCGTATCACGTGGGCCGGGACCCGGCCAGCGACCTCGTCCTGAAGGACTCCCGGGTCTCCTGGCACCACGCCGTGCTGCGCGCCTCCGAAGGCCACTGGCTGGTGGAGGACGAGGGCAGCACGAACGGCACCTACACCGACGGGCGGCGGGTGCAGCAGTCCGGCGTCGGGCCGGGCAGCGTGATCCGCTTCGGCAACCCCGCCGACGGCCCGT
This window encodes:
- a CDS encoding nucleobase:cation symporter-2 family protein, yielding MARSARQSPQQFPERETHPVDEVLPLGKLTLYGFQHVLAFYAAAVIVPILLGNAIGLSHDELVYLINADLLTCGIASIIQAFGIWRIGARLPLVQGATFTAVSPMIAIGLGAGGGTAGLLVVYGAVITAGIATFLFAPFFSKLVKYFPPVVIGTILTIIGFTLIPQALQDAAGGAQLLGKPEFGDLKNLGYALGTLLFILAVVRLGKPILSSVAVLLGLVAGTAAAWLLGDADFSAVGHADWFGVSTPFHYGMPKFEPFPILAMIVVMLITMVETTGDVYAIGEITRKPVSNDTVARALRADGVATVLGGIFNSFPYVAFAENIGLVRMSKVMSRFVVVAAGGFMVVLGLLPKAGSLVAAIPHPVLGGAALSMFGMVAAVGIQILGKVDLREERNALILAVSLGAAFLPTAVHPFFDRMPQEVRAVLDSGITLGGLTSIALNLFFNVFTRRKSTEIDWDEFADDDEPAVAEQPPHPQGAY